Within Synechococcales cyanobacterium T60_A2020_003, the genomic segment AATCGATCCCTTCCTGGGGTTGATGTCAGAATTTGTTGATATTTGCGATCGCAGATCACAGATTATTTAGCTTAAAGACTTTCAGGGCAAGTGCTTTCGAGGATAAGAGCCTGCCAATGGTGTTAAGGCTCCAGTCTCGGGGGATAGCTAAACGCTGCTCAACAATCGCAGGGGGAATCTGATAAGCTCAAGGCACCGAAATATCTAGCTCTAGTGCCGCTTACACTCCATGACCGCGCCTGTTCCTTCAAATCTGGTTGAACCTGGATCTATGGGTGATTCCTCGAACCCATCCCGTAAGCTGCGGGTTGTGACGTCGCTGTTGCAGCGTGCGGCTACCCTGTTTGTGCGATCGCAGTTAACCGCCGTGCAAACCCTGGAGGTTGACTTGGGAGGGGGCGATCGCCAACTGTTATCTGGCTCTATTCCCAGGGTAGCTCTAGCGGCTCAAGGTGCCGTGTATCAAGGCTTACACCTTAGCAATATTCAGGTTGAGGGACAGGATATCCAAATCAATTTGGGTCAAGTTCTGCGGGGCAAATCCCTACAGTTAATCCATGAAATCCAACTAAAAGCGGCATTAGCGTTAGAGGAAACGGATCTAAACGCGTCGTTTGCTTCGCCCTTGTTTGATGATCTGCTCTGCCGACTGTTTCAGGCGATCGCCAGCTACTTGGATGTGCCCTCTTCGCTAGAAACCCTCAGCCGCCAGGATATTCAGAGCGTCAAAGCTAGCTTGTTTGAGGACGGACTCAGCTTGCGGCTGTTATTTGCCAACCCGGACCTAGAAGGACACTGCCTAACGGCTCGCGCCCGCTTGGTCTCCAAGAATCCCCGAATCCTTACCTTCCGCGATGTTCGCATCGAGTTTGGGTTAGAGACCGAATCTCCAAGCTCCGAAGCCACGATTCCCTACGTGCCCCTACCGTTGGGATCGGATGTAGAAATTCATGATTTGAAGCTCACTGAAGGCGCATTGCACTGCCAGGGAACGATTCGGGTCCGTCCGTAGGCCTAGATTCGGGTAAACACTGCCCGATACACAGGCTTTCCTTGGGAGAGAGTCACGGTTTCGCGCTCTGTTTGAACCGGGAGAGAATTTTCAAGGAGCCAATCATCCCCTTGACGCTCAAAGGCCGGATGCTCGACAAAGCGGTCAACCATGTCCTTAGCGACTGCCTCGATATCGGACTGGAGGAGCACCTGTCCATTGGGTACGAGATAGTCCGCCAGCTCAGCAACGAGTTCTGGCTGTACCACCCGTCTCTTTTGATGGCGTTTTTTGAACCAGGGATCGGGAAATTGGATCGTCACTCGCTGCAAGACTCCCTTTGGCAGTGAGGCTAGGAGCGATCGCACTGAATTGTTGGCGTTGCAAAATACAAAATGCAGATTGGTGAGTCCCAAGTGTTGGCGATCGCCCTCCGCCTGCTCGACTAGGGGTTGACGAATTTCTAAGCCTAGGAAGTTCCAGTCGGGCTGCTGTTGCGCCATGTCCAGTAGAAACAGGCCTCGTGCTGAACCGATGTCGAGATGGAGCGGTTGGTGGGCGATCGCGTAGACCGATGACCAGTCAGGGGGAGGGGGTGGGGATTGATATTTTTGGCTGAGGGGATTGACGTGTTGCCGCACGCGCCGACGCATTGAACCTACCGTCATGTCTAAACCTCCTTCCCAATCCATAAATCCAACGGGCTATACTCAATGAGAACCCAAGCCCTTTATTCTAGCGGGTTAACGTCTTCCAGACGACTTAAACCTACACCACCTCTTCAGAACTTCGTCGATTGATCCCCATGACTGTATCGGTTAACTTCGCTATCCTGAGTGATCCCCATATTGCCCTTCCCCACACCATCTGGGATAACCCCAACCGCTTTCATCAGGTTGAAATCAGCATTCCGACCTTAGAAAAAGTTTTTGCCGAATTGGAACCCTTGGATCTGGATTTCTTGCTGATCCCCGGTGATCTCACCCAGCATGGCGAGTTGGAAAATCATCAATGGTTGGCCGATCGCCTGCGTCAACTCCCCTATCCCACCTATGTAGTTCCTGGAAATCACGACATTTTGCATCCTCATCCGGGCGATCGCACCGCCGGAATTAGCGATTTTACAACCTGCTACCGGGACTTTGGCTATGGTGATCCCCTGGTTCCCTACTACTGCTGTGAGGTTCATCTCAGCATAAGATTAATCGGCCTCAACTCCATCTACTTTGACGATCGTGGGCAGCAAACCAGTATGGGGCGGATTGATGAAACCCAGCTTCGGTGGTTGGAGCATGTATTGACGCAACACGGCCACGAAACGCTGCTGGTGATGGTGCATCACAACGTGGTTGAACACTTGCCGAACCAGTCTCAGCATGTTCTAGGGCATCGCTATATGCTCGAAAATGCCGATGAGTTGCTAAG encodes:
- a CDS encoding DUF2993 domain-containing protein; protein product: MGDSSNPSRKLRVVTSLLQRAATLFVRSQLTAVQTLEVDLGGGDRQLLSGSIPRVALAAQGAVYQGLHLSNIQVEGQDIQINLGQVLRGKSLQLIHEIQLKAALALEETDLNASFASPLFDDLLCRLFQAIASYLDVPSSLETLSRQDIQSVKASLFEDGLSLRLLFANPDLEGHCLTARARLVSKNPRILTFRDVRIEFGLETESPSSEATIPYVPLPLGSDVEIHDLKLTEGALHCQGTIRVRP
- the trmB gene encoding tRNA (guanosine(46)-N7)-methyltransferase TrmB, with translation MRRRVRQHVNPLSQKYQSPPPPPDWSSVYAIAHQPLHLDIGSARGLFLLDMAQQQPDWNFLGLEIRQPLVEQAEGDRQHLGLTNLHFVFCNANNSVRSLLASLPKGVLQRVTIQFPDPWFKKRHQKRRVVQPELVAELADYLVPNGQVLLQSDIEAVAKDMVDRFVEHPAFERQGDDWLLENSLPVQTERETVTLSQGKPVYRAVFTRI
- a CDS encoding metallophosphoesterase; this translates as MTVSVNFAILSDPHIALPHTIWDNPNRFHQVEISIPTLEKVFAELEPLDLDFLLIPGDLTQHGELENHQWLADRLRQLPYPTYVVPGNHDILHPHPGDRTAGISDFTTCYRDFGYGDPLVPYYCCEVHLSIRLIGLNSIYFDDRGQQTSMGRIDETQLRWLEHVLTQHGHETLLVMVHHNVVEHLPNQSQHVLGHRYMLENADELLSLLHQAGVRLIFTGHLHVQDVAEWKGIYEITTGSLVSYPHPYRLFSYQTHADGTTQLKFKTVRIDTVADVPDLQQWSRDWLGDRSYPFMVKLLTHPPINLDLAQAEAIAPQLRHFWADIAYGDAQFDFPDLPAALRTYFQQFGAVDPEGNGLPIDNQAHLIL